CACAAGCATCGCACCGGCGCCCGCATCGACACCGACCTGAGCGCGCAGGACCTGCGCGAGATCGCGCAGGCGTTCAAAGACCTGATCCGGCGGGAGAAGGGTGTGGAGTTCCCGACCGACCCGTGGACGCAGCTGGAGCTGGCGATCCGCGCGGTGTTCGACTCGTGGATGGGAAGGCGCGCGGTCGACTACCGGAACTTCAACAAGATCGCCCACGACCTCGGGACCGCGGTCAGCGTCCAAACGATGGTGTTCGGGAACATGGGCGAGGACAGCGCGACCGGCGTCGCCTTCACGCGCAACCCCGCGACCGGCGAGAAGAGCCTGTACGGCGAGTATCTGCCGAACGCGCAGGGCGAGGACGTCGTCGCGGGCATCCGGACGCCGCACCCGATCTCCCAGATGTCCAAGGAGATGCCGGGCGTGTACACGCAGTTCCAGAAGGTCGCGACCATGCTGGAACGCCACTACAAGGAGATGCAGGACCTCGAGTTTACGGTCGAACGCGGCAAGCTGTGGATGCTCCAGACCCGCACCGGCAAGCGGACGGCGCAGGCCGCGGTGAAGATCGCCGTGGACATGGTGCGGGAGAAGTTGATCTCGAGGGACGAGGCGCTGTTGCGCGTCGAGCCGGACCAGATCTACCAGCTGCTGCTGCCGCGATTCGATCCGGACGACAAGACGGCCGCGGAACGGGAAGGCAAGCTGCTCGCGACCGGCCTGAACGCGTCGCCCGGCGCCGCGACCGGCGTCGCGGTGTTCGATCCCGACACCGCGGTCGAGATCGGGCAGCAGGGCACGGCCGTGATCCTCGTGCGCCCCGAGACGAACCCCGACGACGTGCACGGGATGCTCGCCGCGCGGGGCATCCTGACGGCGCGGGGGGGCGCGACGAGCCACGCCGCGGTCGTGGCGCGGGGGCTCGGCAAACCCTGCGTTGCGGGGGCCGAGGCGATCCGGGTGGACCCGCAGAGTCACCAGTTCAGCGTCAACGGCACGATCGTGCGCCAGGGCGAAGCGATCTCGATCGACGGCACGACCGGCGAGGTGTTCGGCCGCGCGATTCGCACGATCGACCCGGACGTCAGCAAGGATCGCGATCTGCAAACGCTGCTCGGGTGGGCCGACAAGACGCGGCGGCTCGGCGTGTGGGCGAACGCCGACTATCCGCGGGACGCGGCCCGGGCACGGGCGTTCGGCGCCGAGGGCATCGGGCTGTGTCGGACCGAGCACATGTTCTTCGAGGAGGACCGGCTCCCGATTGTCCGCCGCATGATTCTCGCCGAGACGGAGGCCGAGCGGCAGCGCGCACTCGATGAGCTCCTCCCGATCCAGCGGCAGGATTTCGTCGGCATCCTCCGCGAGATGGCGGGGATGACGGTCGTCATCCGGTTGATCGACCCGCCGCTGCATGAATTCCTGCCGCAGTACGACGAGCTGCTGATCGAGGTGACGGA
The genomic region above belongs to bacterium and contains:
- the ppdK gene encoding pyruvate, phosphate dikinase, which encodes MAVRTRAKASGRRVSAPRRRSAATLAKGNARKGIWLFEEGNATMRDLLGGKGAGLAEMSQVGLPVPPGFTITTAVCNAYNARGQQFPASLMDEVRRALATVERKMGKKFGDPENPLLVSVRSGAKFSMPGMMDTVLNLGLNEATLRGLAALTGNERFAQDAYRRFVQMFGKIVLDVPGDKFEAILEAHKHRTGARIDTDLSAQDLREIAQAFKDLIRREKGVEFPTDPWTQLELAIRAVFDSWMGRRAVDYRNFNKIAHDLGTAVSVQTMVFGNMGEDSATGVAFTRNPATGEKSLYGEYLPNAQGEDVVAGIRTPHPISQMSKEMPGVYTQFQKVATMLERHYKEMQDLEFTVERGKLWMLQTRTGKRTAQAAVKIAVDMVREKLISRDEALLRVEPDQIYQLLLPRFDPDDKTAAEREGKLLATGLNASPGAATGVAVFDPDTAVEIGQQGTAVILVRPETNPDDVHGMLAARGILTARGGATSHAAVVARGLGKPCVAGAEAIRVDPQSHQFSVNGTIVRQGEAISIDGTTGEVFGRAIRTIDPDVSKDRDLQTLLGWADKTRRLGVWANADYPRDAARARAFGAEGIGLCRTEHMFFEEDRLPIVRRMILAETEAERQRALDELLPIQRQDFVGILREMAGMTVVIRLIDPPLHEFLPQYDELLIEVTELRVRGNNPAELAEKEHLLREVAKMREQNPMLGLRGIRLGIMFPGIIDMQTRAILEAACILAKDGVRTHPEIMIPLVGHVNELKLVEDRVRPLADRVMTEQGVRVKYKFGTMIEVPRACVVADEIAQVAEFFSFGSNDLTQLIFGFSRDDAEGKFLLEYVNMKILPENPFQVLDEKGVGALIDQAVRLGRRTRSDIELGICGEHGGDPASVEFCHRVGLSYVSCSPYRVPTARLAAAQAALKEKRARGERDR